The nucleotide sequence attgatatgctcatagtttctagaacaaacgtgCAGCATCAAATAAGTGTcgaaaatatttccttaaaaaaaaagggcaaGAGAATGGGAATGAAATTGTTGggatgcattttattttttttgatggaatttattaggttaaataattgcaaacctaataaagcaaatgagcagaaaaaaattaggttaaattgttgtagacctaacaaaattaataaataaggtaCTTTATCACCGGATATTCCAAAGTAACTATGATACTTTCGGATATGTAACCACGaaatatcataattaattattggcttaattgtacttttgaaCCTCTATCTTTTcgaaagttgcggttatggacccctaactaatttaaatacaaaacagccccctatgttttaattctttggcagttttggacccccaaggcaaaaaaaaaaaaaaaaatttcacacgtggcacctcacttagggtgcaacgtcagcgttgaccgagtcaacaatggactgggggtccaaaactgacaaagaatcaaaacataaggggctgttttgtatttaaattagttaggggtccataaccgcaactttttgaaagataagggtctaaaagtgcaattaagccttaattattttagtttaaaatatatattttatcggACAGACAAATATTTAAAAGATAATTCACAAAGACGTatcctaaagaaaaaaaatgaagggtaaaattgtGAGACaatgttgtgaaaattcaatttaagatattataattatttttcgattgactaattaaaaattatgtttttgataGATGAAAGcaatgagagagagaggagattcaatcaatcaatattaaacaaattttgttttgagttCTTTTATTGATGCAGTTGTTGATATCCTAACGGAATATGGTTTATACAAAAACTTTACATATTTTACTGCAATCACaataactattttcatataagaactaaaatgacaataagtaagtacTTATAAGGACTTGTATGACAATAAGTAAATATATTGAGtgactaatatgacaatattaatgaaaaaatttaatatcaacgactattttgacaaaaaaattgcaCAATCACGgagtattttaaaattttcatacaTTTAAGGACCATTGTTGTAACGCCCtacttttgaatattttattgagtttagagtctatttttatgatttatgtgatttatatgattattgtgatgtgttgttgatttattaagtggcttattttattatttaatagaatatgatttgaaaataaaataagattaagttgtggaggctgttttggaaattagatgagtgatgttttgttatgttatatgttgatatttattagtaaaatatatgttatttgttgtagaaatatatgttatttggtgtataaatattatgttatttgttgtagaaatatatgttatttggtgtagaaatatatgttattttgtgcagaaatattatgttatttggtgcagaaatattatgttatttggtgttgaaatatatgttattttgtgtagaaatattatgttatttgatgtagaaatatatgttattttgtgtagaaatatatattatctggtgtagaaatatattttttatttggtatagaaatatatatatgttatagaaatatatttgttataaagatatatttgttatttgttatagaaatattatattatatatatatatatatatataaatatattagaatataatattgagacttggagtgcagatttggaaataagagaaaataagtaggttaaagatttatataaaaaaggagagttagaattaaaaaaaagaaggattATAGGTGAACctgctttttggagaaaaagggagaaaacaagagaaaaaccaagagagagaggatgaataagatgattaatattgttaatattgatgatttactttgatgattaaatgtgaaaatatttatatattgtgaaagacgttgatatgaagttgtaattgttatataagatgattattattgatggtgACTTGATGCATATGTTTAAATGTTAATGTTTTGATGTTGTGATGAATTAATACCAttaagatgtctaagttgttaagttgtaagatgttgatccaaattattggagtcatatgagatgtctaagttgttaagtcgtaagatgttgagtctattgcatactcatttaagttgagggcttgatgccctgcaatgtatatttatacatattatgttgagggtttgatgccttgtaagttgagggcttatgccctgtgagcctatctACGCttatacgttgagggcttgatgccttggtaccacatgcatgattaagaggtcgTAGTTGCATTTTGACGAGATGGTCTAAGATGAATAAGAAGTCTAAGTTGCATTGATAAGTTGAAGttgtgtcgttgttgttaagttgttatttaaCCTTGAGctgttgattatatgatgttgtttatgatattgattatgatgttgttatgtcgGTTATGGTGttattgatgattatgttgtgttgtttatgttattatgagatgatgattatgttgtgttgtttatgttttaagatgatgtttatgatgtgatgatttatgagatgttatgatgagaccttcgtgccaaagactattttagttgttgaaataaattccgctgcgaagtatgaattattatgttattgaattttgaaggataattagttaattatttccgtttatgatttttaagaagtgtgacattccgttttgtgatgattactctgattatttgaATGAAATTTATATGTTGAGAAAACAGGGTGTTATAATTGTGACTGCTCGTTACACAATCAGAGATCAAAAGGACCATTACcccaataaaaaattgttaaggtAAAcgttttttacaaaaataaaataaaaatagacattgaataatttagagattatttttttaaagtttatcaaaaatcaaaatccattttgtttgtttatcatgagtatatataaaaaaataattacaaaattgctttattcttttgacacttattttctctttcctttaaaaaaaaatctatttttaaaaagttacttttaacaatttctcatatttaaagctgtttttagatttttttttttttaactataacaAACTAATATAATActcttaaaaatgattttttcctTGATAAAAAGCTGTAACAAATTGTACGTTTGGGTAAATATCATTAGATggtgtttatatatattataaaaaaacaaaaaataaaatcaaagtatcattaaaaaatgattgatatatcttataaaaatcaaagtatgtgtaaaaaaaaaaaatagaagtgatATTTACCAAACATGGTGAATGTAAATggttaactaaaaaaaatccgTTTGTGAATTACAATACGAtactaaaagataaataataactaattgaagtttttttttttttttgtcaagtagtctagtctagtggttagattCACACATATAATGTGTGGAGAATCCGGAGTTCAAACTCCAACCGCCATACAAATTAGAGCAATGATAACTTGACACAAAAAATCCAAACACAATTTAGACACCGTATCcttatacaatatttttatttttattttttcttttctttcaacctGTACTATGTCATCTCTCACTCCCTGTATTGTCTCTGTTTCTTTCTCTCGtaaaccaccaccaccactattACACACTCTCTCTCCCCCCTCTCCAAATCTCTGGTCGCCGGTGACGACAGTCTACCGTCGTTGTTCTCCTCTCTAATCTATTTCTCtgcaaaaacaaattcaaaaaagaCACCAAGACGGTGGTAGTGATGGATGACGAAGACGGTGGTGAGAAAGTTGTGTTCAGATCCGAAGGGGTTGAAGGTCGATGACGACGATGGTGAGGACGGTATAATGGTGTGGTGGCGAGGATGATGGTAGTGACAAGGACGGAGGGCGCGGCGGCAAGACAGACTGACGGCGGTGATGGTAATTGACGAGTACAGAGGTGGTGGTTAGGATGGAGAGTGCGGTGAGGCTAGTGGTGGTTGTGACTGACGAAGGCAGTTGCGGTGGTGGTGGTCAGAAAGGAGGGTGTGGTGGTGAAATgcaagagagaagaagaggTCGGGAAGAGAAGAAGGGGAAAGACAAAGAAAATGGGAAGAATGAAGTCGAATTACCAAATTAACCCTATACTTCACATCAAAATTACCGTTTTGCCCATAGTGTTGTATTTGTGTCACAAATTGTGTGTCCATTTATCATTTCTCACACAAATTATTACTAGTAGCTACACTTACGGGTCTGAAGTTTTTTATTTCGGAGAAAATTTAGGTATAATTTCataggtgcttttcgtatggttcttaactaaattcattatgatttcctcaaatccataattttctcaaagtttattatataaaaaaaaaatgtatttttagctaagaaccatacgaaaagcacctaagaaattgtacctaagttttctctttttatttcctCAAAAGTAAAACTAATTGAAGCCTTTtacaatatattataattttacatGTAAAATTTGGTGAGATATTCCTGATATATAACgaaattggatttttatttaaaaagacaTGTATTAGTAACAAAAAAGtcaatagtatatattttttttgacaaaaaagttaatactagtatatattaatattaaaatgtaaaatttgaactaattcaaagaaaatttgaaaattcaattcaatagtGTGTGTATATACACATTGAAGTGCGGGTTTTTGTAGTCCATACCATGGCACTTTCAAAAGCAACATTCCTCACCCGCCTGAAAACCGTCGCACAACCTAACCGCAACATCCGAATCCGACTCTGTCCACGCTTTCTCTCCTTCGCCTCACCAGTAGAAGCCGCCGCCGAACGCCGCCGCAGCCGCATGCGACAACTTCGCATCGAACCTCTCTCCGCCCTTAACCCCAACCAACAACAATCACCCAATGCATACCCTAAATCACATTCTCCACCCTATTATCTCAACCCCAGTAACCCTAAACTCCCCGAACGCGCCTCCGCTTTAACGGGTAACCGTGTCAACCTTCACAACACTATTCTAACCTTAATCAGCAAAAACGATCTCGACGAAGCTGCACTCTACACACGCCACTCCATTTATTCCAATTGCCGCCCAACCATTTTCACCGTCAACGCTGTCCTCTCCGCCCTCCTCCGCCAGTCTCGCTATTCTGATCTTTTATCCCTCCATCGTTTCATTACTCAAGCTGGCATAGTTCCTAATATCATTACTCACAATCTCATCTTTCAGACTTATCTCGATTGCCGCAAGCCTGATACTGCTCTTGACAATTTCAAACAGTTCATCAAGGATGCTCCTGTTAACCCTTTGCTTACCACTTTCCGCATTCTTATTAAGGGGTTGGTTGATAACAATAGGCTTGATCGTGCTTTAGATATTAAGAATCAAATGCATGCTTTGGGTTTTGCACCTGACCCGCTGGTTTATCATTATTTGATGCTGGGTCATGCTAGGAGTTCTGATGGGTATGGTGTTTTAAGGGTTTATCAAGAGTTGAAAGAGAAGCTAGGTGGGGTTGTGGAAGATGGGGTTGTTTTGGGGTGTTTGATGAAGGGGTATTTTCTCAAGGGGATGGAGAAGGAGGCTATGGAGTGTTATCAAGAGGTTTTTGTAGAGGGAAAGAAGATGAGTGACATTGCTTATAATTCGGTGCTTGATGCTCTTGCCAAGAATGGGAAATTTGACGAGGCAATGAAGCTTTTTAATAGGATGATCAAGGAGCATAATCCTCCAGCTAAGTTGGCTGTTAATTTGGGAAGCTTTAATGTCATGGTGGATGGTTATTGTGCCGAGGGAAAATTCAAGGAGGCGATTGAAATTTTCAGGAGCATGGGTGAGTCTCGTTGCAAGCCAGATACATTGTCATTTAATAACTTGATTGAGCAGTTGTgtaataatgggatgattttgGAAGCTGAGGAGGTTTATGGAGAAATGGAGGGCAAAGGAGTGAACCATGATGAGTATACTTATGGCTTGTTGATGGATACTTGTTTCAAAGAGAACAGGCCTGATGACGCTGCTAGCTATTTCAAAAAAATGGTGGAGTCGGGTTTGAGGCCTAACTTGGCTGTTTACAATAGATTGGTTGATGGGTTGGTTAAAGTTGGGAAGACTGATGATGCCAAGTCTTTCTTTGACCTAATGGTGAAGAAGCTCAAGATGGACGTTGCTAGCTATCAGTACATGATGAAGGTGCTGAGCAAGGCAGGAAAGTTGGATGATGTGCTTCAGATTGTTGATATGTTGTTGGATGACAATGGTGTCAACTTTGATGAGGAATTCCAAGAGTTTGTTAAGGTGGAGTTGAGAAAAGAAGGGAAAGAAGAGGACTTGGCCAAACTGATGGAGGAGAAGGAAAGATTGAAAGCTGAAGCTAAGGCTAAGGAGGCTGAGGCAGTAGAAgctactaaaaataaaaaaggaccTGGAATTATATTAACTTCCATGATGCATGGTAACAAGGAAACAGAGTCAGAGAGCTCTGATGCCACTGCTACTGAGTCAGAGCTGGTAGAGAAAACAACTGA is from Medicago truncatula cultivar Jemalong A17 chromosome 1, MtrunA17r5.0-ANR, whole genome shotgun sequence and encodes:
- the LOC25485649 gene encoding pentatricopeptide repeat-containing protein At3g49240, mitochondrial, translated to MALSKATFLTRLKTVAQPNRNIRIRLCPRFLSFASPVEAAAERRRSRMRQLRIEPLSALNPNQQQSPNAYPKSHSPPYYLNPSNPKLPERASALTGNRVNLHNTILTLISKNDLDEAALYTRHSIYSNCRPTIFTVNAVLSALLRQSRYSDLLSLHRFITQAGIVPNIITHNLIFQTYLDCRKPDTALDNFKQFIKDAPVNPLLTTFRILIKGLVDNNRLDRALDIKNQMHALGFAPDPLVYHYLMLGHARSSDGYGVLRVYQELKEKLGGVVEDGVVLGCLMKGYFLKGMEKEAMECYQEVFVEGKKMSDIAYNSVLDALAKNGKFDEAMKLFNRMIKEHNPPAKLAVNLGSFNVMVDGYCAEGKFKEAIEIFRSMGESRCKPDTLSFNNLIEQLCNNGMILEAEEVYGEMEGKGVNHDEYTYGLLMDTCFKENRPDDAASYFKKMVESGLRPNLAVYNRLVDGLVKVGKTDDAKSFFDLMVKKLKMDVASYQYMMKVLSKAGKLDDVLQIVDMLLDDNGVNFDEEFQEFVKVELRKEGKEEDLAKLMEEKERLKAEAKAKEAEAVEATKNKKGPGIILTSMMHGNKETESESSDATATESELVEKTTETADSDEGEAKSDRASEQLTA